The genomic DNA CTCATGGACGTCATGCTGCCCGGCATCGACGGGTTGCAGACCCTGGAACGCATCCGAGCCTTGGAGCAAAGCCGCGGCATCCTGCCCGGCGACGGGATCAAGGCGATCATCACCACGGCCCTGGACGAGGCGGACAGGGCGGCCCAGCTCCGTGACCATGGTTTCGCCGTGTCCTGCCTCGCCAAGCCCGTGCGTCAGGACGCCGTGGAACGGGAACTCAGGAAGTTCGGCCTCATCGGCTGAGTCCGGCCTCTGTCTGCCCTCATCTGTCTGCTTTGTCGTCGGTTGTCTCCTGGGTGCGGGCATGCACCACGCGGATGATTTCTCCGGTCAGGGCGGTCGCCTCCACGGGCTTGGCGACGTAGCCGTCCATGCCCGCCTCCAGGAGTTTTCTGCGGTCGCCGGACATGGCAAAGGCGGTCAGGGCGATGATGGGGATGTCTTTATTGGCTTCGCCCGCCCCCCCCTGCCTGATGGCCCTGGTGGCGGTCACCCCGTCCATGACGGGCATATGCACGTCCATGAGCACCACGTCGAATTCGTTTTGGCGCAGGGCGGTCAGAACCTGCCCGCCGTTGTCGCAGACCGTGACCTGACACCCCGCCTTTTCCAGGTGCCGCCTGGCGGCGATGGCGCTGACCCGGTCGTCTTCGGCCAGGAGCACGGCAAGGGAAATCGCCGTGTCTGCCGGGCCGGTTTTTTCCATATGGGTGGCGGGTTCCGCTCCCTGCGCCGTGCCGAAATTGATGCTCAGGTGGACCGTGGTGCCCACCCCGACCCGGCTTTCGATGCACAGGGTGCCGCCCATGAGGGCGACAAGCCGCTTGGTGATGGACAGGCCGAGCCCGGCACCCTGGTATTGCCGGTTCCAGCTGTCGTCCACCTGGGTGAAGGGCTGGAACAGCTGGCCCAGGCGGTCGTCCGGGATGCCGCATCCCGTGTCCTTGATTGAGAAGAGCATCCGGCACGAGCCCGGCTTCAGGGGCGACAGGGTGGTTGCCTCCACGGTGACAGTCCCGGAACTCGTGAATTTGAGGGCGTTGCCCACCAGATTGCTGATCACCTGCTGCAGGCGTATGGCGTCGCCCAGCAGTGTTGTCGGTATTTTAGGCGAGACGCGGAACTCGAAGTCTATGCCCGACTGGTTGGCCACGGGCAGGAAGAGATCCCGGACCGTGTTCAGGGATTCGTGCAGGTTGAACGGTTCGGCCATGATGATCAGTTTCTCGGCCTCGATCCGCGAGATGTCCAGGATGTCGGAGAGCAGGCGGGTCAGCCGCCTCGACGCCTGGATGGCGTTGCCCACATAGTCGTCCTGTTCATGGTCGAGCCGGGTCTGCTGCATCAGCTGGAGCATGCCGAGGATGCCGTTCAGGGGAGTGCGGACCTCGTGGCTCATGTTGGCCAGGAACTGGGACTTGGCCCTGGTGGCGGATTCAGCCGTCTCCTTGGCCGCGATCAGTTCGGCCTCGTACTTCTTGCGGTCGGTGACATCCCTGGCGATGGCGTAGGTCAGCCCTTTGTCCGCCATGGGGCGCGCCACCCAGTTGAGCCAGATGTACTCGCCGGACTTGCACCGGTACCGGTTCTCGAAATTCACGACTTCATCACCGGCCATCAGCTTGTCCCGGATGATATCGGCGGTCATCTGCACGTCGTCCGGATGGACCAGGGCCGTGTATGGCTGGCGCAACAGTTCCTCCTCGGAATAGCCAAGGGTGGACATGAAGGCGGGATTGATCCGGAGAAACCGCGCGCTCCGGTTGTCGGATATGCTGATCATGTCCTTTGACAGCTCGAAGATGCGCCGCAAGTCCTCCTGCGCCTGCATCCGCTCCGTGACATCGGCGAAGATGCAGGCAAAGCGGCCCGGCGCGGGGCGGAACGCCGTCACCTCGAAGTGCTTCCTCAGCATGTGGGAGTAGCTTTCGAAGTGCAGCGGCTCCCCGGTGAGGGCCACATGGCCGTATTTTTCCACCCAGGCAGACTCTGTGTCGGGCAGGATTTCGAGCACCGTGTGGCCGAGGACCTCCTCGGCCTTCATGCCCGTGTGCGACTCAAAGGCGGGGTTGACCGCAAGGAAGCGGTAGTCGATTGGTCTTCCGCTCTCGTCGCAGATGATCTCGTGGACGGCGAACCCGTCGAGCATCTTCATGAACAGGCTCTCGTAATCCTGTTCCGCCTGCCGCTGCTCGGTGATGTCCCGGCTGATGGACAGGGCGGATTGGATTTGCCCATTGGCGTCGAACTCCGGGATGAGCCGCCAGTTGAAAATCACCGGCCCCTTGCGGCTCTCAAAAGGAAACTCCGTTTCTACGGGCTCTCCGGTCTCGAAGACTGTTTTGATGACCTTGCCCCAGAACAGGCAATCCTGCTCCGGGAATCCAAGCTCCGCATGGGTCTTGCCGAGGAACGCCTCGGACGTTGGCTCCACATAGGCCTGGACGCTGTCCGAGACAAAGAGGTGGCGGCCCTCCCTGTCAAAGCGCATGACGATGTCCGGCATGCCTGCGAGCAGGGCGCGATAGCTCTCCCGGCTCTGAAACAGCGCCTGCTCGAAACGTTTGTGTTCCGTGACATCCTGGTTGGCGCCGATGGTCTTGACGGGGTTGCCGTGGGTGTCGCGCAGGAGCAGGTAGGTGACCACGATGTGTCTGACCTCGCCGTCGCGGCGCACGATGCGATGTTCCAGCCGGGCGGTGTAGTTTGGCTTCTGAGTGACCAGGACCCGGGCCACTTCCCTGGATACCATCGTGGCGTCGTCGGGATGCAGGAATTCGCGCTCATAGGTTTCGCTGGTCATGTGATAGCCGCCCTCGCGCTGCGCCGTGGTCCCGTACAAGGAGTAGAACTGGTCGTTGAACAGGAACGTGCGGGTCGCAATATCCATTTCCCATGGGGCGATATCGGCCATATCCATGGCCAGCCGCAGTCGGGTCTG from Pseudodesulfovibrio aespoeensis Aspo-2 includes the following:
- a CDS encoding response regulator, translated to MRTLIVEDTLINQEFLRMIMSAWGECHVADCGERAVDVFAGALEVAPFDIVLMDVMLPGIDGLQTLERIRALEQSRGILPGDGIKAIITTALDEADRAAQLRDHGFAVSCLAKPVRQDAVERELRKFGLIG
- a CDS encoding PAS domain S-box protein; amino-acid sequence: MMTASFISLAQNVSLLLAAAIFYDVFAARWTAGKASLRQVFAGLVLGAIGMVIMSTPWTLLPGVVFDARSVLLGISGLFFGTVATVVAVIATAAFRLTLGGQGAWTGVTVIVATGAIGVIWRHMKKKPLADASWGEMFLFGLTLHLTMLALMLTLPWETAKVVLARITAPVLLLFPVGTCLMGLLLINRLRRGLAEQILAENRLHLVEAQKLALIGSWTYDSATGTATWSDEMFRLWDLDSEQGPPNRDTFIQSIHPDDVQAVKNILSRTRESGAFSLDFRIKRPDGTTRTVAMRGMRKDDGTGQATVMQGTCQDITERKQVQEALNRQRSELEESQTRLRLAMDMADIAPWEMDIATRTFLFNDQFYSLYGTTAQREGGYHMTSETYEREFLHPDDATMVSREVARVLVTQKPNYTARLEHRIVRRDGEVRHIVVTYLLLRDTHGNPVKTIGANQDVTEHKRFEQALFQSRESYRALLAGMPDIVMRFDREGRHLFVSDSVQAYVEPTSEAFLGKTHAELGFPEQDCLFWGKVIKTVFETGEPVETEFPFESRKGPVIFNWRLIPEFDANGQIQSALSISRDITEQRQAEQDYESLFMKMLDGFAVHEIICDESGRPIDYRFLAVNPAFESHTGMKAEEVLGHTVLEILPDTESAWVEKYGHVALTGEPLHFESYSHMLRKHFEVTAFRPAPGRFACIFADVTERMQAQEDLRRIFELSKDMISISDNRSARFLRINPAFMSTLGYSEEELLRQPYTALVHPDDVQMTADIIRDKLMAGDEVVNFENRYRCKSGEYIWLNWVARPMADKGLTYAIARDVTDRKKYEAELIAAKETAESATRAKSQFLANMSHEVRTPLNGILGMLQLMQQTRLDHEQDDYVGNAIQASRRLTRLLSDILDISRIEAEKLIIMAEPFNLHESLNTVRDLFLPVANQSGIDFEFRVSPKIPTTLLGDAIRLQQVISNLVGNALKFTSSGTVTVEATTLSPLKPGSCRMLFSIKDTGCGIPDDRLGQLFQPFTQVDDSWNRQYQGAGLGLSITKRLVALMGGTLCIESRVGVGTTVHLSINFGTAQGAEPATHMEKTGPADTAISLAVLLAEDDRVSAIAARRHLEKAGCQVTVCDNGGQVLTALRQNEFDVVLMDVHMPVMDGVTATRAIRQGGAGEANKDIPIIALTAFAMSGDRRKLLEAGMDGYVAKPVEATALTGEIIRVVHARTQETTDDKADR